A single genomic interval of Meleagris gallopavo isolate NT-WF06-2002-E0010 breed Aviagen turkey brand Nicholas breeding stock chromosome 6, Turkey_5.1, whole genome shotgun sequence harbors:
- the LOC100541460 gene encoding WAS/WASL-interacting protein family member 3-like, translating to MPVPPPPPPPPPPPPPPSGGPPPPPPPPPVSSELPKLQKDEQKARNALLADIQQGTRLRKVTQINDRSAPQIESKFLQEGLGWALQKPHLWRSAGQGLGGFGVHLWTTSLGCERRELNFLKVHLVLRSTAIITS from the exons ATGCCTGTGCCACCTCCGCCGCCgcctcctcctccaccacctccaccacCTTCTGGAGGGCcccctccaccaccaccaccacctccg GTGAGTTCAGAACTACCTAAATTGCAAAAGGATGAGCAGAAAGCACGAAACGCACTGTTGGCTGATATCCAGCAGGGAACTCGCTTAAGAAAAGTGACTCAAATCAATGACCGAAGTGCACCACAGATTGAAAGTAAGTTCCTGCAGGAGGGCCTTGGGTGGGCTCTGCAGAAGCCCCATTTGTGGAGGTCAGCTGGGCAGGGTTTGGGTGGATTTGGAGTTCATCTATGGACAACATCTTTAGGATGTGAAAGGAGAGAGCTCAATTTTCTAAAGGTACATCTTGTCCTGAGATCAACAGCTATTATTACTTCATAA